One genomic region from Muriicola soli encodes:
- a CDS encoding sigma-54 interaction domain-containing protein translates to MESVQAIKQRFGIIGNDPKLNRALEKAIQVAPTDISVLVTGESGVGKEAVPKIIHSLSHRKHAKYIAVNCGAIPEGTIDSELFGHEKGSFTGATQTRSGYFEVADGGTIFLDEVGELPLTTQVRLLRILENGEFLKVGSSQVQKTNVRIVAATNMNMIEAIKKGKFREDLYYRLSTVEIQIPPLRDRKDDIHLLFRKFASDFSQKYKMPTIRLEDSAIQLLEKYRWPGNIRQLRNIAEQISVLEESRAITPDTLNSYLPHANNSNLPAVIERETKKGDFSNEREILYKVLFDMKADLNDLKKLTLKMLNSGDTDKVQEENETLIRKIYGTDTEMEEEKTNAVELLPPHESRVENPVEVNREDKYHFAEEIEEEETLSLQEKEIELIKKSLERNRGKRKAAASELGISERTLYRKIKQYDL, encoded by the coding sequence ATGGAAAGTGTACAAGCTATAAAACAACGATTTGGGATCATAGGAAATGATCCGAAGCTAAACAGGGCTTTGGAAAAAGCCATTCAGGTAGCCCCCACAGATATCTCAGTGTTGGTTACCGGGGAAAGTGGTGTGGGGAAGGAAGCCGTACCGAAAATCATCCATTCCCTGTCTCATCGCAAGCACGCAAAATATATCGCTGTTAACTGCGGAGCCATTCCTGAAGGCACTATAGACAGTGAGCTGTTCGGGCATGAAAAAGGATCCTTTACAGGAGCCACCCAAACCCGAAGCGGATATTTTGAAGTAGCCGATGGGGGTACCATCTTTCTGGACGAAGTTGGAGAACTCCCACTAACTACCCAGGTTAGATTATTGAGAATTCTTGAAAACGGTGAATTCCTGAAAGTAGGATCATCCCAGGTTCAAAAGACAAATGTCAGGATCGTGGCGGCCACCAATATGAATATGATCGAAGCCATAAAAAAAGGTAAATTCAGGGAAGATCTCTATTACCGGTTGAGTACGGTCGAAATCCAAATTCCGCCCCTCAGAGACCGAAAGGACGATATCCATTTACTGTTTAGAAAATTTGCGTCTGATTTTAGTCAGAAATACAAGATGCCCACAATCAGGCTGGAGGACAGTGCCATTCAACTTCTTGAGAAATATCGCTGGCCCGGTAATATCAGACAGCTCCGGAATATTGCTGAACAGATTTCAGTTTTGGAAGAAAGCAGGGCTATAACTCCGGATACACTTAATAGTTATCTTCCACATGCCAACAATTCGAACTTACCCGCAGTGATTGAGCGTGAGACCAAAAAAGGTGATTTCAGCAACGAACGCGAAATCCTTTACAAGGTACTTTTTGATATGAAAGCAGATCTCAATGATCTTAAAAAACTGACGCTCAAGATGCTCAATTCAGGAGATACAGATAAGGTTCAGGAAGAAAACGAAACCCTTATCAGAAAAATTTACGGCACTGATACGGAAATGGAAGAAGAAAAGACCAATGCTGTAGAACTCCTCCCTCCACATGAATCACGGGTGGAAAATCCTGTAGAGGTAAACAGGGAAGACAAGTACCACTTTGCTGAGGAAATAGAAGAAGAAGAAACCTTATCTTTACAGGAAAAGGAGATCGAATTGATCAAAAAGTCGCTGGAACGCAACAGGGGAAAACGCAAGGCAGCAGCTTCAGAACTGGGAATCTCCGAACGCACCCTCTATCGCAAAATAAAACAGTACGACCTTTAG
- the lptE gene encoding LPS assembly lipoprotein LptE — MKKRRHIPFFLLLLSLAGCGVYNFTGGDVGTAETFTVNYFQNYASQSPGSTFDPGLDREYTLSLQDLILNQTSLDLVSANGDLLYEGEIVEYRVSPMSATAQQRAAQNRLSISINVRFFNRTKEGAEFEKRFSFFFDYPATSQLASVRDEAHQVIFERINQDIFNESLADW; from the coding sequence GTGAAAAAAAGAAGACATATCCCTTTTTTCCTCCTACTGCTCTCCTTAGCAGGATGTGGAGTCTATAATTTTACGGGAGGGGACGTAGGAACTGCAGAGACTTTTACCGTAAATTATTTTCAAAATTACGCCTCCCAAAGTCCGGGTTCCACCTTTGATCCCGGCCTCGACAGAGAATACACCCTTTCTCTTCAAGACCTTATCCTGAACCAGACCAGTCTGGATCTGGTCTCTGCCAACGGAGATCTCTTGTACGAAGGGGAGATTGTTGAATACCGGGTTTCGCCCATGTCGGCCACTGCACAACAGCGAGCAGCACAAAACCGACTGAGCATCTCCATCAATGTTCGGTTTTTTAACAGGACCAAAGAAGGAGCTGAGTTTGAGAAAAGGTTTTCGTTTTTCTTTGATTACCCCGCCACTTCGCAATTGGCTTCTGTGAGAGATGAGGCCCACCAGGTGATTTTTGAGCGGATCAATCAGGACATTTTTAACGAATCGCTCGCAGATTGGTAA
- the secG gene encoding preprotein translocase subunit SecG encodes MSTFTIFLILIIAVCFLLVLVVMVQNPKGGGLSSSFGGGGTQVVGGVKKTGDFLDKSTWTLAGLLIVLILLSNVALKGSFGEADSKLLQGDEIENAVPETVPEEVVPTDTTSPLDTIQ; translated from the coding sequence ATGAGTACATTTACAATATTTCTGATCCTTATCATCGCAGTTTGTTTTCTACTGGTGCTCGTGGTCATGGTTCAGAATCCCAAAGGAGGAGGCTTGTCCTCTTCATTCGGAGGCGGTGGCACACAGGTTGTCGGTGGGGTAAAGAAAACCGGTGATTTTCTGGACAAAAGTACATGGACACTGGCCGGATTATTAATAGTCTTAATCCTGTTATCCAACGTAGCACTTAAAGGAAGTTTTGGCGAAGCCGATTCAAAACTACTTCAGGGAGATGAAATTGAAAATGCTGTTCCCGAAACGGTTCCGGAAGAAGTTGTTCCAACAGACACTACAAGTCCATTAGACACGATACAATAA
- a CDS encoding co-chaperone GroES — translation MAKLNIKPLADRVLIEPMAAETKTASGLYIPDTAKEKPQKGKVVAVGPGTKDEKVTVKVGDTVLYGKYAGTELKLDGTDYLMMRESDILAIV, via the coding sequence ATGGCTAAACTTAACATCAAACCACTAGCTGACAGGGTTCTTATTGAACCAATGGCGGCAGAGACAAAGACTGCCTCAGGATTGTACATCCCTGACACTGCAAAAGAAAAACCACAAAAAGGAAAAGTAGTAGCCGTTGGGCCCGGTACCAAAGACGAAAAAGTCACGGTAAAAGTTGGCGATACAGTACTTTATGGAAAATATGCCGGCACTGAATTAAAGTTGGATGGCACTGACTATTTGATGATGCGAGAGAGCGACATCCTGGCTATTGTATAA
- the groL gene encoding chaperonin GroEL (60 kDa chaperone family; promotes refolding of misfolded polypeptides especially under stressful conditions; forms two stacked rings of heptamers to form a barrel-shaped 14mer; ends can be capped by GroES; misfolded proteins enter the barrel where they are refolded when GroES binds): MAKDIKFDIEARDGLKRGVDALANAVKVTLGPKGRNVIVSKSFGAPAVTKDGVTVAKEIELADALENMGAQMVKEVASKTNDLAGDGTTTATVLAQSIVKEGLKNVAAGANPMDLKRGIDKAVEAIVAHLTKQAKKVGDSSEKIKQVAAISANNDETIGDLIAQAFNKVGKEGVITVEEAKGTDTYVDVVEGMQFDRGYLSPYFVTDSEKMIADLDTPYILLFDKKISTMKDLLPVLEPVAQSGKPLLIIAEDVDGEALATLVVNKLRGSLKIAAVKAPGFGDRRKAMLEDIAILTNGTVISEERGFSLENTTIDMLGSCEKVTIDKDNTTIVNGSGNAKDIKTRVNQIKSQIETTTSDYDKEKLQERLAKLAGGVAVLYVGAASEVEMKEKKDRVDDALHATRAAVEEGIVAGGGVAFIRSKAALSKVSVENPDEETGLQIVARAIESPLRTIVENAGGEGSVVVAKVYDGKGDFGYDAKTETYVDMMKAGIIDPKKVTRIALENAASVAGMILTTECALTDIKEDNPPAPPMGGGGMPGMM; encoded by the coding sequence ATGGCAAAAGATATAAAGTTTGATATAGAAGCAAGAGACGGCTTAAAGCGAGGTGTTGATGCCCTTGCTAATGCGGTAAAAGTAACCCTGGGTCCTAAGGGACGGAACGTTATCGTAAGTAAGTCCTTCGGAGCACCTGCGGTCACCAAAGATGGGGTTACCGTGGCGAAAGAAATTGAATTGGCAGACGCACTTGAGAACATGGGCGCCCAAATGGTAAAAGAAGTCGCTTCCAAGACCAATGACCTGGCAGGTGACGGAACTACCACGGCTACAGTTTTAGCGCAGTCTATTGTAAAAGAAGGCTTAAAAAACGTTGCTGCGGGAGCTAACCCTATGGATCTTAAGAGGGGTATCGACAAAGCAGTAGAGGCTATTGTTGCCCATCTTACCAAGCAGGCTAAAAAAGTAGGAGATTCTTCAGAGAAAATTAAGCAGGTAGCAGCCATTTCGGCTAACAATGACGAAACCATCGGCGATCTAATTGCACAGGCCTTTAACAAGGTTGGTAAAGAAGGCGTCATTACTGTAGAAGAAGCAAAAGGAACAGATACCTATGTAGATGTTGTTGAGGGCATGCAGTTCGACAGGGGGTACCTTTCACCCTACTTTGTAACCGATTCAGAAAAAATGATCGCAGATCTGGATACTCCTTATATTCTGCTTTTCGACAAGAAGATCTCAACAATGAAGGACCTTCTTCCGGTGCTCGAACCTGTGGCACAATCCGGAAAACCTTTATTGATTATTGCTGAAGACGTAGACGGGGAAGCCCTGGCAACCTTAGTGGTAAACAAATTAAGAGGTTCATTGAAAATCGCTGCAGTAAAAGCTCCAGGGTTTGGAGATCGAAGGAAAGCGATGCTTGAAGATATTGCGATCCTGACCAACGGAACAGTAATTTCAGAAGAACGTGGTTTCTCCCTCGAAAACACAACCATTGACATGCTGGGAAGTTGCGAAAAAGTGACTATCGACAAGGACAATACTACGATCGTCAACGGATCGGGCAATGCCAAGGATATCAAGACCCGTGTGAATCAGATCAAGTCACAAATTGAAACCACCACTTCAGACTACGATAAGGAAAAATTACAGGAACGTCTGGCTAAGTTGGCCGGTGGTGTAGCTGTACTTTATGTAGGAGCTGCCTCAGAAGTTGAGATGAAGGAAAAGAAAGACCGTGTGGATGATGCCCTACATGCTACTAGAGCAGCAGTGGAAGAAGGCATTGTCGCCGGAGGGGGTGTCGCATTTATCAGGTCAAAAGCTGCTTTATCTAAGGTAAGCGTTGAAAATCCTGATGAAGAAACCGGATTGCAGATTGTGGCAAGGGCTATTGAATCACCACTGAGAACTATTGTTGAAAATGCAGGAGGAGAAGGTTCAGTAGTGGTAGCCAAAGTGTATGACGGAAAAGGTGACTTTGGATACGATGCCAAAACGGAGACCTATGTCGATATGATGAAGGCAGGTATCATTGACCCTAAGAAAGTAACGCGTATCGCTCTCGAAAACGCGGCATCAGTAGCGGGGATGATTCTCACTACCGAATGTGCTTTAACAGACATCAAAGAAGACAATCCACCTGCGCCACCAATGGGCGGAGGCGGAATGCCGGGGATGATGTAA
- a CDS encoding heavy-metal-associated domain-containing protein, whose translation MKKYLIGLTFSLFTTIAFAQEKNKRIAFEVDGICEMCKLRIEKAAIGVKGVKYAVWDIPSHKLSLIIDERKTNPMIIKTAIVAVGHDTKELKATEEAYLKVHPCCRYRDSTVVKDMH comes from the coding sequence ATGAAAAAGTATCTGATAGGGTTGACATTCTCTTTGTTCACCACCATTGCATTTGCACAGGAAAAAAATAAAAGGATAGCATTTGAAGTTGATGGGATATGTGAGATGTGTAAACTGCGAATCGAAAAGGCCGCCATAGGTGTTAAAGGTGTGAAATATGCGGTTTGGGATATACCTTCCCACAAACTTTCTCTTATCATCGACGAGCGTAAAACTAATCCTATGATCATCAAAACTGCGATTGTAGCAGTGGGACATGATACAAAAGAGCTCAAGGCAACCGAAGAAGCTTATCTCAAAGTACATCCGTGTTGCCGTTATCGCGATTCAACCGTTGTAAAAGACATGCATTAA
- a CDS encoding TonB-dependent receptor, with the protein MKYFRNITCLIVLFSQLLQGQENVTGTVFARDDTQESIPLQGANVYWMNSQIGTMSQEDGSFSIPFDKEYSSLIISYIGFRTDTLKITKPKNLIHFLTPSNELDEVEVIKKRDALQKTFLSSQNIVNINSDELLKAACCNLSESFETNPAIDVNFSDALTGTKQIQMLGLTSPYLLITQENIPMVRGASQVYGLTYTPGTWIESIQITKGAGSVINGYESISGQINSELVKPFTDPALFVNGYANRNGRLEFNTHLNMKVTDSWSTGLYLHGNKRDTKVDDNNDGFLDVPLGDQINILNRWQYQDTEKGWVSFINFRYLRDDKQVGQTIFDPDTDRFTSNAWGSEIDTRRFDTSIKIGYVFPSLPFQSMGFQVAFSDHQQDSYFGLNRYDIDHESAYMNLIFNSIIGNTQHKFKTGLNASYDGYIENVNQQLFNRIDRSVGSFFEYNFDNLETLSLTAGVRVDLHNLLGTFVTPRFHLRYSPWENSSFRMSAGRGKRAANIFAENQQLFATARQIQLLNTDGKVYGLNPEDAWNYGVSLLQGFTIGNRNGNISADFYRTSFREQVVVDWENPLEITFSNLDGDSFANSFQLELNYELLRNLEARTAYKFYEVKTQYQTGLLQKPLQPRHRFFANLGYVSTPKADGSQWRFDYTLHTIGSQRLPSTETSPQEFQLAAFSDSYSLMNTQITKVFSKQWEVYVGLENITNFTQEAPIVSAGDPFGAYFDTSIVFAPIMGRMYYAGFRFTLL; encoded by the coding sequence ATGAAATATTTCAGGAATATTACATGTCTTATTGTCCTGTTTTCCCAGCTTTTACAGGGACAGGAAAACGTAACGGGCACTGTGTTTGCCAGAGATGATACGCAGGAATCAATCCCGCTACAGGGGGCAAATGTCTACTGGATGAACTCCCAGATCGGAACAATGTCACAGGAGGATGGCTCATTTTCTATTCCATTTGATAAAGAGTATTCCTCTTTGATCATCAGTTATATAGGATTCCGTACAGATACTTTAAAAATAACTAAGCCAAAAAATTTAATCCATTTTCTAACACCATCCAACGAATTAGATGAAGTTGAAGTCATTAAAAAAAGGGATGCACTCCAAAAAACATTCCTCAGTTCTCAGAACATTGTCAACATAAATAGCGATGAGTTATTAAAAGCGGCTTGTTGCAATCTGTCTGAAAGTTTTGAGACCAATCCGGCCATCGATGTCAATTTTTCAGATGCACTAACGGGTACCAAACAAATTCAGATGCTTGGGTTAACAAGTCCCTATTTATTGATCACACAAGAAAATATACCAATGGTAAGAGGGGCTTCCCAGGTATACGGACTCACCTATACTCCGGGCACCTGGATAGAAAGCATTCAAATTACCAAAGGTGCCGGAAGTGTCATAAACGGGTACGAAAGTATATCGGGTCAGATCAATTCTGAACTGGTAAAACCCTTTACAGACCCAGCTCTTTTTGTAAATGGGTATGCCAACAGAAATGGAAGGTTAGAATTTAACACCCACCTTAACATGAAGGTTACCGATTCCTGGAGTACAGGGCTCTATTTGCATGGGAATAAAAGAGATACCAAGGTAGACGATAATAACGACGGATTTCTGGACGTCCCCCTGGGAGATCAGATTAATATTCTGAATAGATGGCAGTATCAGGATACGGAAAAAGGATGGGTTAGCTTTATTAACTTTCGTTATCTGCGGGATGACAAACAGGTTGGGCAAACCATTTTTGATCCTGACACAGATCGATTTACTTCCAATGCCTGGGGAAGTGAAATAGATACCAGGCGTTTCGATACGAGTATAAAAATTGGCTACGTCTTTCCATCATTGCCCTTTCAAAGTATGGGATTTCAGGTCGCCTTCAGCGATCATCAACAAGATTCCTATTTCGGTTTAAATCGATACGATATAGACCATGAAAGTGCATATATGAATTTGATCTTTAATTCTATCATCGGCAACACCCAACACAAGTTTAAAACAGGATTGAATGCCTCCTACGACGGTTATATTGAAAATGTAAACCAGCAGCTTTTCAACAGAATAGACAGGTCTGTAGGATCTTTTTTTGAATATAATTTTGACAATCTGGAAACCCTGAGCCTCACTGCGGGGGTACGTGTAGATCTCCACAATCTCCTGGGTACATTTGTCACCCCAAGGTTCCACCTGAGGTATTCCCCTTGGGAAAATTCAAGCTTCAGGATGTCTGCAGGACGAGGCAAAAGGGCTGCAAATATTTTTGCAGAGAATCAGCAACTCTTTGCAACAGCCCGTCAGATTCAACTGCTGAACACCGATGGCAAGGTCTATGGACTAAATCCCGAAGATGCATGGAATTATGGGGTAAGCCTGCTTCAGGGATTTACAATAGGTAATAGAAATGGCAATATTTCAGCCGATTTCTACCGGACGTCTTTCAGGGAGCAGGTAGTCGTTGATTGGGAAAATCCGCTGGAGATCACTTTTTCCAATCTCGATGGAGATAGTTTTGCCAATAGCTTTCAGCTCGAATTAAATTATGAGCTTTTACGAAATCTCGAAGCACGTACAGCCTATAAATTTTATGAAGTTAAGACTCAGTATCAAACAGGATTATTGCAAAAACCCTTACAGCCTCGTCACCGGTTCTTTGCCAATCTTGGATATGTAAGTACCCCAAAGGCGGATGGATCACAATGGCGTTTCGATTATACCTTGCATACGATAGGAAGCCAGAGATTGCCTTCAACTGAAACAAGTCCTCAGGAATTCCAATTGGCTGCATTTTCTGATTCGTACAGTTTAATGAATACACAGATTACCAAGGTATTTTCCAAGCAGTGGGAAGTGTATGTTGGCTTGGAAAATATTACTAATTTTACACAGGAAGCCCCCATAGTAAGTGCCGGGGATCCTTTTGGCGCGTATTTTGATACTAGTATCGTATTCGCCCCTATAATGGGAAGGATGTATTATGCGGGATTCAGGTTTACCCTTTTATAA